One genomic segment of Streptomyces sp. RKND-216 includes these proteins:
- a CDS encoding acyl-CoA dehydrogenase family protein, with amino-acid sequence MPESGPQPVERSLPTEEARDLMSLVREVAQREIAPTVNEDELAGRFPREVFTLLSRSGLLGLPYSEEYGGGDQPYEVYLQAVEELAAAGLTVGVGTSVHTLACHAVAAFGTKEQRTSHLPEMLGGGLLGGYCLSEPASGSDAAGLRTRAVRDGDDWVIDGTKAWITHGGVADFYTVLARTGGEGAKGITAFLVPGDAPGLSAAAPEKKMGMTGSPTAQLHFDGVRVPDSRRIGEEGQGFRIALDALDSGRLGIAACAVGISQAALDEASGYLRQRQQFGRPIADFQGLRFMLADMATQIEAGRALYLAAARLRDQGRPFSRQAAMAKLFCSDAAMRVTTDAVQLLGGYGYTVDFPVERFMRDAKVLQIVEGTNQVQRVVIARDLLGPESR; translated from the coding sequence CTGGTGCGCGAGGTCGCGCAGCGGGAGATCGCCCCGACGGTGAACGAGGACGAACTCGCGGGCCGGTTCCCGCGCGAGGTCTTCACCCTTCTCTCCCGCTCCGGCCTGCTCGGCCTGCCCTACAGCGAGGAGTACGGCGGGGGCGACCAGCCCTACGAGGTCTACCTCCAGGCTGTCGAGGAACTCGCGGCCGCCGGCCTGACCGTCGGCGTGGGAACCAGCGTGCACACGCTCGCCTGCCACGCCGTCGCCGCGTTCGGCACCAAGGAACAGCGCACCAGCCACCTGCCGGAGATGCTCGGCGGCGGCCTCCTCGGCGGCTACTGCCTCTCCGAGCCGGCCTCCGGCTCGGACGCGGCCGGCCTGCGCACCCGCGCCGTGCGGGACGGCGACGACTGGGTCATCGACGGCACCAAGGCGTGGATCACGCACGGTGGCGTGGCCGACTTCTACACCGTCCTCGCCCGTACCGGGGGAGAGGGAGCGAAGGGCATCACCGCGTTCCTGGTCCCCGGGGACGCGCCCGGGCTGTCCGCGGCCGCTCCGGAGAAGAAGATGGGCATGACCGGCTCGCCCACCGCCCAGCTGCACTTCGACGGCGTACGGGTGCCGGACTCGCGCCGGATCGGCGAAGAGGGCCAGGGCTTCCGCATCGCGCTCGACGCCCTGGACTCCGGGCGCCTCGGCATCGCGGCCTGCGCCGTCGGGATCTCCCAGGCCGCCCTGGACGAGGCGTCGGGCTACCTCCGGCAGCGGCAGCAGTTCGGGCGGCCCATCGCCGACTTCCAGGGCCTGCGGTTCATGCTCGCCGACATGGCCACCCAGATCGAGGCGGGCCGCGCCCTGTACCTGGCCGCCGCCCGGCTCCGCGACCAGGGCCGCCCGTTCTCCCGGCAGGCTGCCATGGCGAAACTGTTCTGCAGCGACGCCGCGATGCGCGTCACCACGGACGCCGTGCAGCTCCTCGGCGGCTACGGGTACACGGTGGACTTCCCCGTGGAGCGCTTCATGCGGGACGCCAAGGTCCTCCAGATCGTGGAGGGGACCAACCAGGTGCAGCGCGTGGTGATCGCCCGCGACCTCCTGGGTCCCGAGAGCCGCTGA
- a CDS encoding Lrp/AsnC family transcriptional regulator, with product MEELDRQIVELLVTDGRMSYTDLGRATGLSTSAVHQRVRRLEQRGVIRGYAALVDPEAVGLPLTAFISVKPFDPSAPDDIADRLADVPEIEACHSVAGEENYILKVRVGTPIELEHLLARIRSRSGVSTRTTVVLSTPYEARPPRV from the coding sequence GTGGAGGAGCTGGACAGGCAGATCGTGGAATTGCTCGTCACGGACGGGCGGATGAGCTACACCGACCTGGGCAGGGCCACCGGCCTGTCCACCTCGGCGGTGCACCAGCGGGTGCGCCGTCTGGAGCAGCGCGGCGTCATCCGCGGTTACGCGGCCCTCGTCGATCCGGAGGCGGTCGGCCTGCCGCTGACCGCGTTCATCTCGGTCAAGCCGTTCGACCCCAGCGCCCCCGACGACATCGCCGACCGGCTCGCGGACGTCCCCGAGATCGAGGCCTGCCACAGCGTCGCCGGCGAGGAGAACTACATCCTCAAGGTGCGTGTCGGCACCCCGATCGAGCTTGAGCACCTGCTGGCCCGCATCCGGTCCCGCTCCGGCGTCTCCACCCGCACCACGGTGGTCCTCTCCACGCCGTACGAGGCCCGCCCGCCGCGGGTCTGA